A single Cannabis sativa cultivar Pink pepper isolate KNU-18-1 chromosome 7, ASM2916894v1, whole genome shotgun sequence DNA region contains:
- the LOC115696862 gene encoding uncharacterized protein LOC115696862, whose product MCILCVIQKWSRRVATMLPWLVIPLIGLWALSQLLPPAYRFEITSPRLACVFVLLITLFWYEILMPQLSAWRVRRSARLRERKRSEAIELQKLRKTATRRCRNCLTPYREQNPGGGRFMCSYCGHISKRPVLDLPVPTGISNAGILKDLVGKSGKILNGKVWSDNGWMCGQDWLENGNWVGGGSPVAGKNTHWRRNGSGLFGGDENCLAEKSYSGVVIFACKLLTSFFLSVRWLWRKIFRISSSTEDDSSDAEHKGMLAKSCDNGGSYESRGEKARRKAEEKRQARLEREMLEEEERKQREEVARLVEERRRLRDEKMETEKDREKMPTPVKEKDSKKEAERKRQERRKEKDKGSSKSNSDVEELEKKTGKESERKKDFDRKNENDRREHHKSGIDPIRGQNMDMGGPGMRHTSSNFTRFNSGTRYLDRMRGTFLSSSKAFGGGSFFGRGTSNAATSAKESKPNSFTDQGHIAVHRKDVCPPERVALRSCTNLDDKNTNRLVHTELQPGTAPKKSWQQLFTRSPAPPSNANVISRPNSKFQAEVQSPQLYGQPPTTQSFDNPINFGSPFTLPTYPNVPTSSSLGFSPAIEPIFPRVGEGPREHKPEESELFEDPSYIPDPVSLLGPVSESLDNFQLDLGTSRAKDFGLERARTLKSISAPSDVNKPSPIESPLSREKHISSRFPTTPNTQNLPLDDSNANESSMWQMWNTLPLGQDGLGLVGGPASWLLSPELNRPGKDEFVHPSAQKTMASLFTKEEQVHSGSRSPQNIFHGNGQNGGTFSPVTGSRDSDPWSQKPFFPPMSSGENLSVFKPQEESTQNEMIYGSPRPSRSTNHPFEQSPANGWSKNEWTVQGTGESIVRASTAKPQVGGLFPGSNVQSLW is encoded by the exons ATGTGTATACTTTGTGTTATTCAGAAGTGGTCTCGCCGGGTTGCTACAATGCTTCCTTGGTTAGTTATTCCACTGATAGGTTTGTGGGCACTTTCTCAGCTACTACCACCGGCTTATCGATTTGAGATTACTTCGCCTAGGTTGGCATGTGTTTTTGTACTTTTGATTACCCTTTTTTGGTATGAGATTTTGATGCCTCAGCTGTCAGCTTGGCGGGTTAGAAGGAGTGCTCGTCTTAGGGAGAGAAAGAGGTCTGAAGCTATAGAATTGCAGAAGCTTAGAAAGACAGCAACTAGGCGATGTCGAAATTGCTTAACTCCTTATAGAGAACAGAATCCTGGTGGGGGTCGGTTTATGTGTTCGTATTGTGGGCACATTTCGAAAAGACCAGTCTTGGATTTGCCTGTGCCAACTGGGATTTCGAATGCTGGTATTCTTAAGGATTTGGTTGGTAAGAGTGGGAAGATATTGAATGGAAAAGTTTGGTCTGATAATGGATGGATGTGTGGCCAAGATTGGTTGGAGAATGGAAATTGGGTTGGTGGTGGTAGTCCGGTTGCTGGAAAGAATACTCATTGGAGGAGGAATGGGAGTGGTCTTTTTGGAGGGGATGAAAATTGTTTGGCTGAGAAGTCTTATTCGGGTGTTGTTATTTTTGCCTGCAAGCTTTTAACGTCTTTTTTCTTGAGCGTTAGATGGCTTTGGAGAAAGATTTTTAGAATTAGTTCATCCACGGAAGATGATTCTTCTGATGCAGAGCATAAGGGAATGTTGGCAAAGAGTTGCGATAATGGCGGGAGTTATGAGAGTAGAGGAGAAAAAGCACGAAGAAAAGCTGAAGAGAAAAGACAAGCTAGGTTAGAGAGAGAAATGTTggaggaagaagagagaaagcAGAGAGAGGAGGTTGCGAGATTGGTGGAGGAGCGAAGAAGATTGCGGGATGAGAAAATGGAGACTGAAAAAGATCGTGAGAAAATGCCAACTCCCGTCAAGGAGAAAGATAGTAAGAAAGAAGCGGAAAGGAAGCGtcaagagagaagaaaagagaaagacaAGGGTTCTAGCAAGAGCAACTCAGATGTAGAAGAGCTGGAAAAGAAAACCGGTAAGGAAAGTGAAAGAAAGAAAGACTTCGATAGGAAAAATGAGAATGATCGAAGGGAACATCATAAATCAGGGATTGATCCTATTAGGGGCCAGAATATGGACATGGGGGGTCCTGGGATGAGACATACTTCAAGTAACTTTACTCGGTTTAATTCAGGAACTAGATACCTAGATCGTATGAGAGGTACATTTTTGTCGTCTTCTAAAGCATTTGGTGGGGGTAGCTTCTTTGGAAGGGGAACTAGCAATGCTGCTACTTCGGCCAAGGAAAGTAAACCTAATAGTTTTACAGATCAGGGCCATATTGCTGTTCACAGGAAGGATGTATGTCCACCCGAGCGTGTGGCTTTGAGATCTTGTACGAATCTAGATGATAAGAATACTAACCGTCTG GTTCACACTGAATTACAACCAGGTACCGCTCCTAAGAAATCTTGGCAGCAATTATTTACTCGTTCACCTGCTCCTCCTTCAAATGCAAATGTCATAAGCAGACCGAATTCAAAGTTCCAAGCAGAAGTTCAAAGCCCACAGTTATATGGCCAGCCACCGACAACACAATCATTTGATAATCCAATAAATTTTGGGTCACCTTTTACTCTTCCTACGTATCCAAACGTACCAACTAGCAGTAGTCTGGGGTTTTCACCTGCAATTGAACCCATATTCCCTCGTGTTGGAGAAGGGCCTCGTGAACATAAACCAGAGGAGTCAGAGCTTTTTGAAGATCCTAGTTACATCCCAGATCCAGTATCTTTGCTTGGGCCTGTTTCAGAGTCGCTCGATAACTTTCAGCTAGACTTGGGAACTAGCCGAGCTAAGGATTTTGGATTGGAAAGGGCGCGTACTTTAAAAAGTATTTCTGCTCCTTCGGACGTGAACAAGCCATCTCCTATTGAGTCTCCTTTGTCACGAGAAAAACACATTTCTAGTCGGTTCCCAACTACTCCAAATACGCAAAATTTACCTTTGGATGATTCAAATGCTAATGAATCAAGTATGTGGCAAATGTGGAACACTCTCCCTCTCGGTCAGGATGGTCTAGGTTTAGTAGGCGGTCCTGCTAGCTGGCTTCTATCCCCCGAACTGAACAGACCTGGCAAGGATGAGTTTGTGCATCCTTCTGCTCAAAAAACAATGGCCTCGTTGTTTACAAAAGAGGAACAGGTCCATTCAGGCAGTCGCTCACcacaaaatatttttcatggtaATGGCCAAAATGGCGGGACATTTAGCCCCGTTACTGGTTCAAGAGACTCTGATCCATGGTCACAGAAACCTTTCTTTCCACCTATGTCATCGGGAGAAAACCTTTCTGTTTTCAAACCCCAGGAGGAATCTACTCAGAATGAAATGATTTATGGGAGTCCCAGGCCCAGCAGATCGACCAATCATCCATTTGAGCAGTCTCCAGCCAATGGTTGGTCCAA AAATGAATGGACTGTGCAAGGTACAGGGGAAAGTATCGTAAGGGCATCAACAGCGAAGCCCCAAGTAGGCGGTTTATTTCCCGGCTCAAATGTACAGTCACTTTGGTGA
- the LOC115697746 gene encoding uncharacterized protein LOC115697746: MREMQNAVRSNSKPLSASAIPKFKKNTAKNLDAEFQAFDLGSEQSSIETLDLSPISEISLDGEILKPMLPDPAFSASSVTSQLTTQPSDNTITSENLKQAQTPSSHGGFHEILNSKPSSSLEAEITISFLRKTKTQLLSLSEFDPHSKKLLDTMVEMVIDMILQTQTEEKKDIIGELISAKTTRIVYVCVLLLVLVMVVIQSLLFNSSTSRNSFGKPSPPT; this comes from the exons ATGAGAGAAATGCAAAATGCTGTGCGATCCAATTCCAAGCCTCTCTCCGCTTCCGCCATTCCCAAATTCAAGAAG AACACTGCCAAGAATTTGGATGCTGAATTTCAGGCTTTTGACCTCGGTTCTGAACAGAGCTCCATCGAAACTTTGGATTTGTCTCCGATTTCCGAGATCAGTCTAGATGGAGAG ATTTTGAAACCGATGCTACCTGATCCAGCTTTCTCAGCTTCATCAGTAACCTCTCAGCTAACGACTCAACCATCAGATAATACAATCACATCAGAGAATCTCAAACAAGCTCAGACCCCTTCCTCTCATGGCGGATTTCATGAAATTCTCAATTCAAAACCCAGTTCTTCCTTGGAGGCTGAGATAACTATCAGTTTTCTCAGGAAAACTAAAACTCAGCTATTGAGCTTATCTGAATTCGATCCTCATTCAAAGAAGCTTCTGGACACAATGGTTGAAATGGTTATTGATATGATCCTCCAAACACAAACTGAAGAGAAGAAGGACATAATTGGAGAACTCATTTCTGCGAAAACTACTCGAATTGTTTATGTTTGCGTTTTGCTCTTGGTGCTGGTAATGGTGGTGATTCAAAGCTTGCTTTTCAACTCATCAACATCAAGAAACTCTTTTGGTAAGCCTTCTCCTCCAACTTGA